GCATCCGGCACGAGGTCACACTTGTTCAACAGGAGGACGTCACAGAACTCGATCTGGTCCATGAGCGCCTCCTCCGGGACGCGGTTCCCTTGGGGATCGATCGAGTCGTCGGTGAGTGCCTGACCCGAGTCGAACCCCTGCCAGAAGCTGTGTGCATCGACGACGCTAACCATCGTGTCAAGTTCGTAGACGCCCGTCGGGTCGAACTCGGCGTCCTCGAACCCGCGAGCGAACGTCTGTGCGACCGGAATCGGTTCGCTGATCCCGGACGATTCCACGAGGAGATACTCGAAGTCTCGCTCGTCGGCTAACCGCCCTACCTCGTCGAGCATGTCTCCGCGGAGCCGACAGCAGATACACCCGTTCGACATCTCGATAATCTCGTCGTCGCTCTGGGTGAGATCCGACTCGCGTTCGACGAGGTCGGCGTCGACGTTCACCTCGCCCATGTCGTTGACCAAGACGGCGGCGTTCAGTTCCCGCTCGCTACTGAGAATCTGGTTGAGTGTCGTCGTCTTTCCGGCACCCAGGCTGCCACTAAGGATCGTCACCGGGATCGGATTGTTGTTGGACTGCACATCCTTATTATGAATTTGCTTAGTTAAAATACTAATTATTACGTTAAAATGGAAATAGTAATAACAGTAAATAATAATATAGAGTTAAAAATTGCTATATGAGCGTCGTTAGCATCTCGATGCCCGAGGCGTTAGTTGAACACATCGACGAGTTTGCCGACAAGCATGGGTACAGTGGACGGAGCGAGGTCGTACGCGAAGGGGCACGGACGCTGCTCGAAGAGTTCCAGGGAGGAGCTGTTGACGGGCAGAAACATATGTGTACAGTCACGGTAGTCTTCGAATACTGCCAACCCGCTGTCCAACAGCGTCTCACGGGAGTACGCCACGAGTACGATACTATCGTCTCTGCGACTACCCATGCTCACGTTCAGGACCAGTACTGCATGGAACTGTACGTCCTGGAGGGGACCACGGAGGCCCTATCCGGATTCATCAACACCGTCCGGGCAGTGCCGAATGTCCGAGTAGTGGATTACTCGATCGCCTCATTAGGAGAGGACACCGTTCACAAACACATCAGAATATCGGTACTTCCCAACCGGTGTGAGCGGCGGAGCTAGATCACCGGTCTGATTGAGGAAGACGTCTGGTTGGGTAAGTGTGCTTGATCTCCCCGAACCAGACGGTGTTCTTTCAGCAAGGGACGTCAAAGAAGTGGCGGCTGATGTAATCACAGAGCTTCCTCTGCCAGGAATCGAGGGCTCGCCCCTCGATTCCGGCGATATCTGGCCGGTCGTTACCATGGCCAGCGTCAACCAGACGTCCGTCTGGGACGTGACCTCCCAGACGGACGGTACCCCCTGTGACGACACCGTCATGACCTGGTTGCACACCCTCCAGCGTGGTTGGCTCGAGTTCAGTGCCAATCTCCTGTTTCGGCACCTCGCCCTGACGATTCTCGACCCTGACCGGTCGAGAATCGTCTCCATCGACTTCGTCGATAACCCCTATCACGGCCACCCCGACGAGGACGACGGCGAACTCTGCTCGTCCAGTCCCACCGACGGCACGACGACCTGCCACCGCTACTGCACCGCCTACGTCGTCTCGAACGGCAAACCCGTGACGCTGGCGCTGACCTACGTCCGCAGCGACGAGCAGGAAGCCGACGCGGTCGAGCGCGTCCTCGACCGCGTCGGCGCCTACCCATTCGCCATCGACCTGCTGCTGGCTGATCGAGGCTTCTACAACGGGCGCGTCATCCGTCGTGGACGGGAGCTGGCAACCACCGTGATCCCTGTCCAGGAGAAGGGTGAGCGGATGAAAGAGAAACTCGACACGCACTGCTCGTACATGACGACCTACCGGATGTTCAAGGACAGCGAGCGGGAACTCCGGTTCCCGCTCGCAGTTTCGGTCTCGTATCACAACGGTGACCGAGGGAAACACGGGGAGGTGGTGCGGGGGTACGTGGCGTGCGATCTGGCCGATCGCACGCCCACGCAGATCGAGCGTCGCTACCGGAAACGATCGGCGATCGAGACGAGCTATCGGCTGTTTCGCCAGGCGCGAGCGACGACGACAACCCAAGATCCACTCGTTCGATTTGCGTTCGTCCTGGTGAGTTTCTTGTTGGAGAATATCTGGTTAGTGCTGCGATGGGCGGTCGTCGCCCGCCCCCGGCGGGGCGGGCGCGACCTGCCAACGCAGTTCACGTTCGGTACCTTCTGTGACTGGATCAGGCACGTACTGGAACAGGAGTTGGAGCGTCGGTGGGAGATAGAGATGAACAGAACTGGCGTCCCGGACGCATACGGATCGGCCGCGGGCTGAACGCTCAGCCCGCGGCCTCGGGGTGCCCGCTGTGAGCGGCAGCTCTCAGTTGAGACGTCGACATCGTTCGACACAGCTCATCTCGGCACCTCAGAACTCGTTCAGCGTGAAGTCACCTCAAGAACACGGCGGTGATCGCTGGAGAGACTCACCGATCCAGCGACCCGCCGAAACATCGATTGGGAAGTACCGAATATGATCTAGATTTGTTATCAATATAATAATCTTGATTAACATAAACGTGTTGAATACGGGTGGATGAGTGAGACAATTACCGAAGAACTACCGACAGAGTATGACTCACTCTGCATTGGAATCACACTATACGACCCACAGACGGGGAGTATTCTGGACGCGAATCAGAGGGGAGAGGCGATATTCGGATACGATCTTGAGCGTCTACAGCAGATAGATATCGTTGAGTACACCGCCGATACGCACGGCCCTTCCACATGAGGATGCCGAGGTCGATACCCACGCTGTTGCTCGCGTTGAGCGTGTTCACGTTGGGTTTCTCGGGCAGTTCTGAGTCGTCGGTTTCGAGGCCGAAGGAAACGAACCATTCCCCGGTCGTCTCCTTCTTGAACGTGACTTCCTTGACTGAAGCGCAGTCAGGAATCGGGCGGTGGTAACGGATTTTGACCCAGCCGATTTTGCTGAAGCGAATGTAAGCGAACCTGTCGTGGCCCCTCTTTTCATCGAGGTCGAAACCGGACTGGTTGTACGTTACGCTTCGGTAGTCGGTGGGCGATTGCCGTTTGAGCCGACCAACGTTGTAGCCCTTCTCTTTCTTCTTGCGAAGGTTCGAGAGGTTCCGGTGGAATCGTGCGACGGTAGCTTGTGCGGCTTTCGAGTGTAGTTCACTGAAGACAGGCCACTTGCGTTTCCACTCGGGAAGTTTGTTGTTCTGGTCGTACTCACTCGGTTTGTCGTCCTCGGGGCTGTTCGTGTAGTCCCAGCGGACGTGGTTGTAGAGTTGGCGATGAACATTCAGATGGCGTTCCAGTCGTTCCGCTACCTCTCCTGTTGGGTAGGCTTGGTAGCGGTGACTGTGTTCCATCGCTGTCTCTTGATTAGGTATGTTTCAACTTAATGATTTGTATTACTGCGTGTCGGCTTCATCCCCGAGGTCAAGCCTCGGGGTATTCGCCTTGTCCGCTGATAAATTATCATCAATCAAGGATCTCAACAGAACCAGCCGTCAGTACGGCCTAGTGCTCCGCAAGGAGCATCAGTTTGACCCGACTCACCGCATCGAAATCGCGCAAGCGATAGGTGAGGTCCCGGACACGGGGTGCCGATCCGCTGCAGAAGAGCGTCTCGAGACACCACTCCCGTTCATGGATATGATTCGTGGCCGTGATGACGTCCTGGAACTGATGCTGTACGTCGTGAACCTCTTCGATAACCGCTTCGTGTTCGTAATCGAAGGCGATGATAACGACGACGTCGCCTTCGATATCCTCCAGTCTGGTGTGGACCTCGATGTACGCCTGCATCGCTTCGCGGACGCCACGCGAGCGTGAATCTAATCCCTCTGCTTGCCACGTCTCATCGAACTTGGAGAGAAGGTCGTCGGGGATGTTGAAGCTCGTGCGCATCGGGTATTAATCAAAGCTCAAAACATATGTATTGCTAGTAACTATAATTCTTATTTTATTATATACTTTGGGAGTGATATAGTGGCCTACCGAGTCCGGGATCGATGCACGCACCGGATAGCCTCCTGTCTGACGTCTAACTTGCCCGTCGCACAGTCTGGAGTCAACCCAGCCGCCCGAGACTCGTCGCAATTCGGTTAATACGCAATCTGCCAAATGAGGAATTGTCGGTGACATGGGTGGAAATTATAAGTATAATAGTATCTGAATCCATCGTCAGTTTAACATTCTAATTCTCTATAATAGCAGAAAATATTAAAATTTATATCCAAAATATTATTTTTGTCGGTGGCATATTCCTATATGTCGTATGCAAACGTATCTAGCGCTGGCCAAGCACACGACGGATGCGAAGCAGGAGATCGAGAGTATGCCACAGTGGCACGAAAATATGCGAGATATCGTCAGGCAGGTAAACGGGGAAGTTCTCGATACCTACCACGGAAGCATTGAGGACTACGACGCTGTGATCGTCTTCGAACTACCCG
The genomic region above belongs to Natronomonas moolapensis 8.8.11 and contains:
- a CDS encoding CopG family ribbon-helix-helix protein, translated to MRTSFNIPDDLLSKFDETWQAEGLDSRSRGVREAMQAYIEVHTRLEDIEGDVVVIIAFDYEHEAVIEEVHDVQHQFQDVITATNHIHEREWCLETLFCSGSAPRVRDLTYRLRDFDAVSRVKLMLLAEH
- a CDS encoding GYD domain-containing protein, translated to MQTYLALAKHTTDAKQEIESMPQWHENMRDIVRQVNGEVLDTYHGSIEDYDAVIVFELPDSRSSEQARLLLERDGTHEVEISEVFDHDEYKEFVEELP
- a CDS encoding CopG family ribbon-helix-helix protein, whose protein sequence is MSVVSISMPEALVEHIDEFADKHGYSGRSEVVREGARTLLEEFQGGAVDGQKHMCTVTVVFEYCQPAVQQRLTGVRHEYDTIVSATTHAHVQDQYCMELYVLEGTTEALSGFINTVRAVPNVRVVDYSIASLGEDTVHKHIRISVLPNRCERRS
- a CDS encoding ISH3-like element ISNamo6 family transposase; the encoded protein is MLDLPEPDGVLSARDVKEVAADVITELPLPGIEGSPLDSGDIWPVVTMASVNQTSVWDVTSQTDGTPCDDTVMTWLHTLQRGWLEFSANLLFRHLALTILDPDRSRIVSIDFVDNPYHGHPDEDDGELCSSSPTDGTTTCHRYCTAYVVSNGKPVTLALTYVRSDEQEADAVERVLDRVGAYPFAIDLLLADRGFYNGRVIRRGRELATTVIPVQEKGERMKEKLDTHCSYMTTYRMFKDSERELRFPLAVSVSYHNGDRGKHGEVVRGYVACDLADRTPTQIERRYRKRSAIETSYRLFRQARATTTTQDPLVRFAFVLVSFLLENIWLVLRWAVVARPRRGGRDLPTQFTFGTFCDWIRHVLEQELERRWEIEMNRTGVPDAYGSAAG